A window of Phycisphaerales bacterium contains these coding sequences:
- the dnaA gene encoding chromosomal replication initiator protein DnaA yields the protein MDPDRQIWDAMLAHLRANYPTLCRQWFEELEPVGIGGGSFQLRARSALHRDYLKKQCAEPFNDAARSATGRLLAIRFLGPDDEIVRPPAPPKKAEPARPAPPHVNGTSSNGTHAAPPPGAHTPAPLPEIKTPPPVESPRDSHRYESLVVNPDCSFENFVVGPANRLAHAAAMAVAANPGRTYNPFFVHGGVGLGKTHLLQAVCLKIAESNPRAVLYYTSCEGFVTQFFDCVQNGDMNAFRHRFRDVDVLVIDDIHFLTKRDRSQEEFFHTFNALYQANKQIILSSDAPPEEIPDLEERLVSRFKWGLVTKIDQPCYETRMAILKTKAKLRGLFMPDEVAQYLAQRIETNVRELEGAVVKLQILSATHGRPIDLEMAHEAVGDQAPAIVGEPTIQNIISAVTEFYSIRLADLQGKHRQRSIALPRQVCMYLSRRCTRHSLEEIGGFFGGRDHTTVMHAIRTVDTKRGGDADFDLVVRSLEEKVRNPRGAQAG from the coding sequence ATGGACCCTGATCGCCAGATCTGGGACGCCATGCTGGCGCACCTCCGTGCCAACTACCCGACCCTCTGCCGTCAATGGTTCGAGGAGCTCGAGCCCGTCGGCATCGGCGGCGGGTCGTTCCAGCTGCGCGCCCGCTCCGCGCTCCACCGCGACTACCTCAAGAAGCAGTGCGCCGAGCCGTTCAACGACGCGGCCCGCTCCGCCACCGGGCGCCTGCTCGCCATCCGCTTCCTGGGCCCCGACGACGAGATCGTTCGCCCACCCGCGCCGCCCAAGAAGGCCGAGCCGGCGCGCCCGGCGCCTCCGCATGTAAACGGCACGAGCAGCAACGGGACGCACGCCGCCCCCCCGCCGGGCGCACACACGCCCGCTCCGCTGCCCGAGATCAAGACGCCACCACCGGTAGAGTCCCCGCGGGACTCGCACCGCTACGAGTCGCTGGTCGTCAACCCCGACTGCTCATTCGAGAACTTCGTCGTCGGCCCCGCCAACCGCCTCGCGCACGCCGCCGCGATGGCCGTCGCCGCGAACCCGGGCCGCACGTACAACCCGTTCTTCGTCCACGGCGGAGTGGGCCTGGGCAAGACACACCTCCTCCAGGCCGTGTGCCTGAAGATCGCCGAGAGCAACCCGCGGGCCGTGCTGTACTACACGTCCTGCGAGGGCTTTGTGACGCAGTTCTTCGACTGCGTGCAGAACGGCGACATGAACGCCTTCCGCCACCGCTTCCGCGACGTGGACGTGCTGGTGATCGACGACATCCACTTCCTGACCAAGCGCGACCGCTCCCAGGAAGAGTTCTTCCACACCTTCAACGCCCTCTACCAGGCCAACAAGCAGATCATCCTGAGCTCCGACGCCCCGCCCGAGGAGATTCCGGACCTCGAGGAACGCCTCGTCAGCCGCTTCAAGTGGGGCCTGGTCACCAAGATCGACCAGCCCTGCTACGAGACGCGGATGGCCATCCTCAAGACCAAGGCCAAGCTCCGCGGCCTCTTCATGCCCGACGAGGTCGCCCAGTACCTCGCCCAGCGTATCGAGACCAACGTGCGGGAGCTGGAAGGGGCGGTGGTCAAGCTCCAGATCCTCTCCGCCACGCACGGGCGCCCGATCGACCTGGAGATGGCGCATGAGGCCGTGGGCGATCAGGCCCCCGCGATCGTGGGAGAGCCGACGATCCAGAACATCATCTCGGCGGTGACGGAGTTCTACTCGATCCGCCTGGCCGATCTCCAGGGCAAGCACCGGCAGCGGTCGATCGCCCTGCCGCGTCAGGTGTGCATGTACCTCTCCCGCCGCTGCACGAGGCACTCGCTGGAGGAGATCGGCGGGTTCTTCGGCGGGCGCGACCACACGACGGTCATGCACGCCATCCGCACGGTCGACACCAAGCGCGGCGGCGACGCGGACTTCGACCTCGTAGTGCGGTCGCTGGAGGAGAAGGTCCGCAACCCGCGGGGCGCGCAGGCGGGCTGA
- the mutM gene encoding bifunctional DNA-formamidopyrimidine glycosylase/DNA-(apurinic or apyrimidinic site) lyase: MPELPEVERVRRTLEPHLVGRRLARGVLHRADICHSYQRTAKGITEKDTTPSDLLAGDTVHSLLRHGKQLAIIGESRRCITVHLGMSGQLLWRPKGTELPATHVHAQWLVEARKGQPTGTLVFRDPRRFGGLWTFDSLASLREARWSKLGPDALEVTANHLIEALNRSKRPIKAALLDQEVIAGVGNIYADEALFLAGIKPQRLARRVKPEEHRRLVPALRTVLERSIASGGSTLRDYVDAEGRKGTAQQTHAVYGRGGEPCPQCGRTLRQGVVGGRTTVWCSRCQK, translated from the coding sequence GTGCCCGAGCTGCCCGAGGTTGAACGCGTCCGCCGCACGCTGGAGCCGCACCTGGTGGGCCGCCGCCTCGCCCGCGGTGTCCTCCACCGCGCGGATATCTGCCACTCCTACCAGCGCACCGCCAAGGGCATTACCGAGAAGGACACCACGCCTTCGGACCTGCTCGCCGGCGACACCGTGCACTCGCTGCTGCGTCACGGCAAGCAGCTCGCCATCATCGGCGAGTCCCGCCGCTGCATCACCGTGCACCTCGGGATGTCCGGCCAACTCCTCTGGAGACCAAAGGGCACCGAGCTCCCCGCGACGCACGTGCACGCCCAGTGGCTCGTCGAGGCCCGCAAGGGGCAACCGACAGGCACGCTCGTCTTCCGGGACCCCCGCCGCTTCGGCGGGCTGTGGACCTTCGACTCCCTGGCCTCCCTGCGCGAAGCCCGCTGGTCCAAACTGGGACCTGACGCCCTGGAGGTCACCGCCAATCACCTGATCGAGGCACTCAATCGGAGCAAGCGGCCCATCAAGGCCGCGCTGCTCGACCAGGAGGTCATCGCTGGCGTCGGCAACATCTACGCGGACGAGGCCCTCTTCCTGGCCGGCATCAAGCCACAACGGCTCGCACGGCGTGTGAAGCCCGAGGAGCACCGGAGGCTGGTCCCGGCCCTGCGGACGGTCCTGGAGCGGTCTATTGCCTCGGGCGGCTCGACCTTGCGGGACTACGTGGACGCGGAGGGCCGCAAGGGCACGGCCCAGCAGACCCACGCCGTGTACGGGCGGGGCGGCGAGCCCTGCCCCCAGTGCGGGCGGACGCTCAGGCAGGGGGTCGTGGGCGGGCGTACGACGGTCTGGTGCTCCCGCTGCCAGAAGTGA
- a CDS encoding MBL fold metallo-hydrolase, with translation MLPKPPPREASPGFLYLPPYRLYGESVAGETTCLQIPELDLGFDIGSCPRAMLSSKFLAISHGHMDHIGSLAYFCSQRRFQGMGTAKIVCDQRIAPAIKRMMDGYVDLERQRTPYELIPLLPDQPLEVKNNIVLKGFETEHTAPSFGYTVTEKRTKLREQYHDLPQEKLRELKDRGVEITRNLEIPLIAYTGDTSPGPHLLREDVRKAQIVISECTFFEPDHKERAKVGMHMHLDDVAEWLRILECQYMVLIHVSRRTDMQYARRRIAEVAGPKMAEKVLFLMDYKANRARYEAQLAAAGVKLEKHERAEA, from the coding sequence ATGCTCCCCAAGCCCCCGCCCCGTGAGGCGTCGCCCGGCTTCCTCTACCTGCCACCCTACCGGCTCTACGGCGAGTCCGTCGCCGGCGAGACCACGTGCCTGCAGATCCCCGAGCTTGACCTCGGGTTCGACATCGGCTCCTGCCCGCGGGCGATGCTGAGCTCCAAGTTCCTGGCCATCAGCCACGGCCACATGGACCACATCGGCTCGCTTGCGTACTTCTGCTCCCAGCGCCGCTTCCAGGGCATGGGCACCGCCAAGATCGTGTGCGACCAGCGCATCGCCCCCGCCATCAAGCGGATGATGGACGGCTACGTCGACCTCGAGCGGCAGCGCACGCCCTACGAGCTCATTCCGCTCCTGCCCGACCAGCCGCTGGAAGTCAAGAACAACATCGTGCTCAAGGGCTTTGAGACCGAGCACACCGCGCCCAGCTTCGGCTACACCGTGACCGAGAAGCGCACCAAGCTCCGCGAGCAGTACCACGACCTGCCGCAGGAGAAGCTCCGCGAGCTCAAGGACCGCGGCGTCGAGATCACGCGGAACCTCGAGATCCCGCTCATCGCCTACACCGGCGACACCTCGCCCGGCCCGCACCTGCTGCGCGAGGACGTGCGCAAGGCCCAGATCGTGATCAGCGAGTGCACGTTCTTCGAGCCCGACCACAAGGAGCGGGCCAAGGTCGGCATGCACATGCACCTGGACGACGTGGCCGAGTGGCTCCGCATCCTCGAGTGCCAGTACATGGTGCTGATCCACGTCTCGCGCCGCACCGACATGCAGTACGCCCGCCGCCGCATCGCCGAGGTCGCCGGGCCCAAGATGGCCGAGAAGGTGCTTTTCCTGATGGACTACAAGGCCAACCGCGCGCGCTACGAGGCCCAGCTCGCCGCCGCGGGCGTGAAGCTCGAGAAGCACGAGCGGGCGGAGGCGTAG